In a genomic window of Sporosarcina trichiuri:
- a CDS encoding metal-sensitive transcriptional regulator, which produces MEYDAKVVNRLKRIEGQIRGVLRMIEAGDDCRDVVTQLSASRSGIDRTIGVIVSSNLIACMEEQELSGSPEDKEALVKEAVDLLVKSR; this is translated from the coding sequence GTGGAATACGATGCAAAAGTGGTCAACCGGCTGAAACGGATCGAAGGCCAGATCCGCGGCGTCCTGCGGATGATCGAAGCTGGAGATGACTGCCGCGATGTCGTCACCCAGCTGTCGGCCTCGCGCTCGGGAATCGACCGGACGATCGGCGTGATTGTCAGCAGCAACCTGATCGCCTGCATGGAAGAACAGGAACTGTCCGGATCGCCGGAAGACAAAGAGGCACTGGTCAAGGAAGCCGTCGATCTGCTGGTGAAGAGCCGCTGA